The stretch of DNA GAAGTGGAGCAACACGACGGTAATGCTGCGCACCAACGACAAAGGCGAAAAGGAAATCGCCGAGATTCACGTCGCGGGCGAAAAGTTCGTGCATAAGCTGTAAGCGCTGCGGCCTGAAATCACCAACCGCGCGGCTGCCCTGGCACTGAGTCCGAGCAGCCGCGCGGGAATAGCAGGCTGCGGCCTGCGCTCAGTTTGCCAATAGGAGTAGTTATGAAAAGGCAATTCTGTGGATTTTGTCGAAGCACCTTTTTGTCTGCGCTGACTCTGATTGCCTTGCTGTCCAGTGCGTCTCAGAGCGCATTGGCACAGCAGCAATTGAAGGCAACCGCCTTCGCCCCGCCAGCCGCGCAAAAAGACAATGCCAGCCGCATCACCATCAGCACCGAGTTGGTTTCGTTCACCGTGACCGTCACAGACAATCAGGGGTGTCACGTAACCGGACTCGACCGCCGGGCCTTTGCGGTCTACGAAGATAACGTGCGGCAGGAGCTTAACTTTTTTAGCGACCGTGACGCGCCTGCTTCGGTCGGCGTGGTCTTCGATGTCTCCGGCTCGATGCGCGGGGAGAAGGTCATTTTCGCCAGAGAAGCACTCGCGCGCTTTATTCAAACCAGCCATCCCGAAGACGAATACTCGCTCATCAGCTTCAATGATTCTGCCAGGTTGCTGTTCGACCGCACGCGTGACGGCGAGGCGCTGCTCGCGCAGTTCGGCAGCGTTCATCCACAGGGCAACACGGCGCTCTACGACGGCGTTGCCCTCGGCCTCGAGGCGCTCGCGCACGGTCGTTATGCGAAGCGGGCGCTGATCGTCATCAGCGACGGCGAAGACAATCGCTCGCGCTCCACTTTCAATCAGGTTAGGCGGAAGTTACAGGAATCGGGCGTAACGATCTACACCATCCTGATTGGCTCGCCGCCGCCCCACAGCAATGGCGGAATCGTAATGGGTCAACTGGCCGCAGCTTCCGGCGGGAAATCTTTCTCTCCGGGCGATGGTGAAGCGCTGAGCGAAGCCTTCGAGCAGATCGCGCTGGAACTGCGCCATCAATACTCCCTCGGCTACACGCCGACGAACGTCACTGACGACGGCCAATGGCGTCGCCTCAAAATCATCGTTACGCCGCCCGCTGAATCGCCGCGCTTGATTGTGCGCAGCCGTAAAGGTTACTACGCAGCCGCCAGTCTGGCTGAGCGCGCTGAATCGGCCAGTGGCGCTGACATTGCTGCTCAGCCAAGTGCCGCAAGTGCCGGTAGAGGGTCAGAGTGTTGTCAGTGTCCTTGTGAATGTTGCCCCGCCGCTATTGCACGCGATCAGCAATCTCAGGTGCTACGCTCCGAAGCCGAAGGGTGTCAGTGTTGAGCCGGTGACGATTGCCGAAGGAGAGAAGGAGAGTTTTTGATGAAGCGAAAAAACTGTTTTAGATTGTCCGCAGCTTTGCTCTGGCTGAATTGTGCCGCCGCGCTTGCCCTGGGGCAAGTTGCGAGTGTGCCAGTGGAATCGGCGCCCGCGCCCGCCAGCGCTGCGCCGATCTCTGTCTACGCGCGGCTGATTGATCCGGCGAAGGGCATGACAGCGGATGATTTGGTGCGCTATGCCTTGGAACACAACGGCGAGTTGCTGGCCGCGCGCAGGATGATTGCCGAGGCGCAGGGGCGTTTGCGGCAAGCCGGTTTGAAAGCCAATCCGATGCTGGAAACCAGCGGCAAACAGGCCGTGACCACGCCGGACAACAACCAGATGTTCAGCGTCGAACTGCCGCTGGAATTGGGCGGACGGCGGCAGGCGCGCGTGCTTGTCGGTCAGCGCGAAGTCGAAATGCGGCAGGCCGAAGTCCGCGATTTCGAACGCAAGCTGGCCGCCGAAGTGCGGATGAAATACGCCGACGCCATTGCCACAGCGCGCAAGCTGAAATTGACCGAAGAGTTATTGGAATCCACCCGCAACTCGCATCAACTCGTGCAGGCGCGCGTCGAACACGGCAAGAGCGCCGTGTTGGAAAAGAACGAAGTTTGGGTCGAACTCAATCGCGCCGACGCGGCTCGCCTCAATGTCGAGAGCAAAGCCGAAATCGCTTTGCTGGAATTGAAAAAAGTCATCGGCGCGCCGCCGGAAGAGCAGTTGGAACTGCGCGGCGAATTCGCTGCTGTTCAGCCTGCGCCCGCTGCTGCCGAACTGTTAAAACAGGCATTGGCGATGCGGCCTGATTTGATGACCTTGCGCGCGGCGGAACGTCTGGCCGAGGCGCAGATTGAGCAGGTGCGGCGCGAAGGGCGCATTGAGGCCAGCGTATTTGCGGGCTATGAGCGGATGAGCAACGGCTACGATGTGCTGGGCTTTAACGAAGCGGGCCGCTTGACGCCGGTCAATGCGGTCTTTCATTACGCGACCTTTGGCGTGCGCTTTACGCTGCCGACCAGAAACAAGAATCAGGGGATGATCGAAGCGGCAGTCGCGGCGGCGGAGGCGGCACGGCACCGGCGCGAATTCGCCGAACTGGTCGTGCGTAATGAAGTGGCTTCCGTCACGGCCCGGCTCGAAAGGGCACGTGCGGCGCTGGCTGTCTATCGCGAGCGCGTGCTGGCCCCGGCGCAACAGAATTTGGACGTCGTGCAAAAGACTTACACGCTCGGCTACAAAACGGCGCTGGATTACCTGACCGAGCAGCGCCGCTACATCGAGGTTGAGAACGATTACACCGAAGCGCTTAAGGAATACTTGGAAGCCTTGGCCGAACTGGATCGCGTCGCGGGCGTGACGCTACGAGAGGAGAAGCAATGAAACAGCAACGTTGGTTGTGGATTGTCGTAACGGTTTTTGTATTGGCGGCTGCGGCTGGCGGATTCTGGTTCTGGCGCGGCAAGAGTTCAAGCAGTGTGGCCGGGCGTCCGGTGCCGACGCCGGATTTTGACGTGGCCGCTACGCCCGCGCATGAAACCTCGGTGGCGCGCCCGGATGATATGTTGATTAGCTTGCCGCCGGAAAAACTAGCCAACGCCAGCTTCAAAATCGAAGCCGTGCAACCCGCAATGGCTGCGCCGACTAGCGGCGGCTTGCGCGCGGTGGGCACGGTGCAATCCAACCCGTACAAAGAAACGCCCGTGATGCCGATTGCGGGTGGCATCGTGCGCGCCGTCAACGTGACGCTGGGCGAACAAGTCACGCCAGGCCAAACGCTGGCGACCCTGTTCAGCACGGAACTCTCCGAAGCGCAGACGGCTTATCTGAAAGTCCAGGCTGAGATCGAAAAGCATCACAAACATTTTCGCCGTGCCGCCGATCTGGTCGAACTGGGCGCGATCAGCCGTGAGGAATACGAGGACACGCAGTCGCAATACAAGACCGAGCAGGCCGAATTGGGCGCGGCACGGCAACGGTTGGTGCTCTATGGGCTGACGGCCAAGCAGATTGATGCGTTGCAATCCGGCGCGGAAGCGAGCGCGTTGATTACGATCACCGCGCCCGTTTCCGGCCTCGTGCTCAACCGTCTCGTCAA from Acidobacteriota bacterium encodes:
- a CDS encoding TolC family protein → MKRKNCFRLSAALLWLNCAAALALGQVASVPVESAPAPASAAPISVYARLIDPAKGMTADDLVRYALEHNGELLAARRMIAEAQGRLRQAGLKANPMLETSGKQAVTTPDNNQMFSVELPLELGGRRQARVLVGQREVEMRQAEVRDFERKLAAEVRMKYADAIATARKLKLTEELLESTRNSHQLVQARVEHGKSAVLEKNEVWVELNRADAARLNVESKAEIALLELKKVIGAPPEEQLELRGEFAAVQPAPAAAELLKQALAMRPDLMTLRAAERLAEAQIEQVRREGRIEASVFAGYERMSNGYDVLGFNEAGRLTPVNAVFHYATFGVRFTLPTRNKNQGMIEAAVAAAEAARHRREFAELVVRNEVASVTARLERARAALAVYRERVLAPAQQNLDVVQKTYTLGYKTALDYLTEQRRYIEVENDYTEALKEYLEALAELDRVAGVTLREEKQ
- a CDS encoding VWA domain-containing protein, with protein sequence MKATAFAPPAAQKDNASRITISTELVSFTVTVTDNQGCHVTGLDRRAFAVYEDNVRQELNFFSDRDAPASVGVVFDVSGSMRGEKVIFAREALARFIQTSHPEDEYSLISFNDSARLLFDRTRDGEALLAQFGSVHPQGNTALYDGVALGLEALAHGRYAKRALIVISDGEDNRSRSTFNQVRRKLQESGVTIYTILIGSPPPHSNGGIVMGQLAAASGGKSFSPGDGEALSEAFEQIALELRHQYSLGYTPTNVTDDGQWRRLKIIVTPPAESPRLIVRSRKGYYAAASLAERAESASGADIAAQPSAASAGRGSECCQCPCECCPAAIARDQQSQVLRSEAEGCQC